In a single window of the Xylanimonas protaetiae genome:
- a CDS encoding ABC transporter ATP-binding protein: MGSVDETTAGGGLSVRGAVVRYDDGGRGGAGTTVAVDGVDLDVADGEILALLGPSGCGKSSLLRAVAGLEPLAGGTVTFDGVDLAGVPVHRRGFGLLFQDGQLFAHRDVERNVAYGLEIAGMPRAERVGRVRELLDAVGLGGYAHRAVSTLSGGEKQRVALARALAPRPRLLLLDEPFSALDRALRERLADDVRDVLRATGTTAVFVTHDHDEAFTVADRVGVMKAGRLLQVAAPEELWRAPASRAVAEFLGYQAFVPQRDGVLAVGPTGLRVLPGAEATGWPGRVVAGTFRRGRTEVTVDVDLGAGAERVVALQDGGTGAEPGSAVVVGLDPAGCAVVPTTD, from the coding sequence ATGGGCTCTGTGGACGAGACGACGGCGGGCGGAGGGCTCTCCGTGCGGGGGGCCGTCGTGCGGTACGACGACGGCGGGCGCGGCGGCGCCGGGACGACGGTCGCGGTCGACGGCGTGGACCTCGACGTCGCCGACGGCGAGATCCTTGCGCTGCTCGGGCCGAGCGGGTGCGGCAAGTCGTCGCTCCTGCGCGCCGTCGCGGGGCTCGAGCCGCTCGCGGGCGGCACCGTCACGTTCGACGGCGTCGACCTGGCCGGGGTCCCCGTGCACCGGCGCGGGTTCGGCCTGCTGTTCCAGGACGGGCAGCTGTTCGCCCACCGCGACGTCGAGCGGAACGTCGCCTACGGGCTCGAGATCGCCGGCATGCCACGGGCCGAGCGCGTCGGGCGGGTGCGCGAGCTGCTCGACGCGGTAGGGCTCGGCGGGTACGCGCACCGGGCGGTGTCCACGCTGTCGGGCGGCGAGAAGCAGCGCGTGGCGCTCGCGCGGGCGCTCGCGCCGCGGCCACGGCTGCTGCTGCTCGACGAGCCGTTCAGCGCACTGGACCGCGCGCTGCGCGAGCGCCTCGCCGACGACGTCCGGGACGTGCTGCGCGCGACCGGGACGACGGCGGTGTTCGTGACGCACGACCACGACGAGGCGTTCACGGTCGCGGACCGGGTGGGCGTCATGAAGGCCGGGAGGCTGCTCCAGGTGGCGGCGCCCGAGGAGCTGTGGCGGGCGCCCGCGTCCCGCGCCGTCGCGGAGTTCCTCGGCTACCAGGCGTTCGTGCCGCAGCGTGACGGCGTGCTCGCCGTCGGGCCGACCGGCCTGCGGGTGCTGCCCGGCGCGGAGGCGACCGGGTGGCCGGGGCGGGTCGTGGCCGGCACGTTCCGGCGCGGGCGCACCGAGGTGACCGTCGACGTCGACCTCGGCGCCGGTGCTGAGCGCGTCGTCGCCCTCCAGGACGGCGGGACGGGCGCGGAGCCGGGCTCTGCCGTCGTCGTCGGGCTGGACCCGGCGGGCTGCGCCGTCGTGCCGACGACGGACTGA
- a CDS encoding ABC transporter permease, protein MTRARAAVSAPSAVWWGVAVLLPLAFLGVFFAWPAVTLVARGFLAEGGGVDLGGLRDVLGNPRTWRLVGTTLAQATAGSAASVLLGLPVAYLLYRTRFPGRGLLRGLVTVPFVLPTVVVGVAFRALFQTGGLLGWAHLDGTFVAVVVALVFFNVSVVVRTVGGLWERLDPRAEQAARALGASPARAFRTVTLPALSPALASAAAVVFLFCATAFGVVLVLGGLGYGTVETEIYRRTTQFLDLRTAAVLSILQLLVVTLALWVAGRARARRERALHLEHEDVAAHRWSVRSVPDVAAAVATSVVVGGLVVLPLAGLVGRSFRGPDGAWGLANYRALGTTGGRNALAVTVWEALANSVRTALVATVIAVVVGGLVALVVSRRPRARVARRAVGLLDAVVMLPLGVSAVTVGFGFLITLDRPLGLDVDLRTSGLLVPIAQAVVAVPLVVRTVLPVLRAIDPRLRQAASVLGAAPGRVLRDVDLPIALRSLGLAIGFAFAVSLGEFGATAFLARPDSATLPVVIFRLIGRPGAENYGMALAASVVLAVLTAVVMMLAERLRGDRASGAAGGEF, encoded by the coding sequence ATGACCCGCGCCCGGGCCGCCGTCTCGGCACCCTCAGCCGTGTGGTGGGGAGTGGCCGTGCTGCTGCCCCTCGCCTTCCTCGGCGTGTTCTTCGCCTGGCCCGCGGTCACGCTGGTCGCGCGCGGGTTCCTCGCCGAGGGCGGTGGCGTGGACCTCGGCGGGCTGCGCGACGTGCTGGGCAACCCGCGCACGTGGCGGCTCGTCGGGACGACGCTCGCGCAGGCGACCGCCGGGTCCGCGGCGTCCGTGCTGCTCGGGCTGCCCGTGGCGTACCTGCTGTACCGGACGCGGTTCCCGGGGCGCGGGCTGCTGCGCGGCCTGGTGACGGTGCCGTTCGTGCTGCCGACCGTCGTCGTCGGCGTCGCGTTCCGGGCGCTGTTCCAGACCGGCGGGCTGCTCGGCTGGGCGCACCTGGACGGCACCTTCGTGGCCGTCGTCGTCGCGCTCGTGTTCTTCAACGTGTCCGTCGTCGTGCGGACCGTGGGCGGGCTCTGGGAGCGGCTCGACCCGCGTGCCGAGCAGGCCGCGCGGGCGCTCGGGGCGTCGCCCGCGCGGGCGTTCCGCACCGTGACGCTGCCCGCGCTGAGCCCGGCCCTAGCCTCCGCCGCGGCCGTCGTGTTCCTGTTCTGCGCGACGGCGTTCGGCGTCGTGCTGGTGCTCGGCGGGCTCGGGTACGGGACCGTCGAGACGGAGATCTACCGGCGCACCACGCAGTTCCTCGACCTGCGCACCGCCGCGGTGCTCTCCATCCTCCAGCTCCTGGTGGTCACCCTCGCCCTGTGGGTCGCCGGGCGCGCCCGCGCGCGCCGCGAGCGCGCGCTGCACCTCGAGCACGAGGACGTCGCCGCGCACCGGTGGAGCGTGCGCAGCGTGCCCGACGTCGCCGCCGCGGTGGCGACGTCGGTCGTCGTCGGCGGGCTCGTCGTACTGCCGCTCGCCGGGCTCGTGGGGCGCTCGTTCCGGGGGCCCGACGGCGCCTGGGGGCTCGCGAACTACCGGGCCCTCGGCACCACGGGCGGGCGCAACGCGCTCGCCGTGACGGTGTGGGAGGCGCTCGCGAACTCGGTGCGCACGGCCCTCGTCGCGACGGTCATCGCGGTCGTCGTCGGGGGGCTCGTCGCGCTGGTGGTGTCGCGTCGGCCGCGCGCCCGCGTCGCGCGGAGGGCCGTCGGGCTGCTCGACGCCGTCGTCATGCTGCCACTCGGGGTGAGCGCGGTGACCGTCGGGTTCGGGTTCCTCATCACGCTCGACCGGCCGCTCGGGCTCGACGTCGACCTGCGCACGTCCGGGCTGCTCGTACCCATCGCGCAGGCCGTCGTCGCCGTGCCCCTCGTGGTGCGCACGGTCCTGCCCGTGCTGCGCGCGATCGACCCGCGCCTGCGGCAGGCGGCGTCCGTGCTGGGCGCCGCGCCCGGACGCGTGCTGCGCGACGTCGACCTGCCGATCGCGCTGCGGTCGCTCGGGCTCGCGATCGGGTTCGCGTTCGCGGTGTCCCTGGGCGAGTTCGGCGCGACGGCGTTCCTCGCCCGGCCCGACTCCGCGACGCTGCCCGTCGTCATCTTCCGGCTCATCGGCCGGCCCGGGGCGGAGAACTACGGCATGGCGCTGGCCGCGTCCGTGGTCCTGGCGGTGCTCACCGCCGTCGTCATGATGCTGGCCGAGCGGCTACGGGGGGACCGCGCCTCGGGCGCGGCCGGAGGGGAGTTCTGA
- a CDS encoding thiamine ABC transporter substrate-binding protein — translation MTAKSLRARAAAVVAVGLLPALAACSSGTPSGGASPSGGDTVTLVTHDSWAVSDDVIAKFEQESGFTVKQVAMGDAGTLANQVVLTQGSPVGDLVFGIDNTFASRVIDAGALEPHVPAGLAESATPLVLGDGALIPIDLGDVCVNTDVAWFQERGLAEPETLEDLAKPEFKDLMVALNPASSSPGMAFMLATIGAFGDDGFGGQGWTGYWEALKANGLKVADSWEDGYYTEFSGAGEGGTRPIVVSYSTSPAFTVTDDGTATTTRALLGTCFRQVEFAGVLAGAQNPEGARALLDFLVSQPFQADIPGQMYMYPADSSVELPAEWTQFAPLSDAPFEVDPADIAANRDAWLDQWTAAVGG, via the coding sequence ATGACAGCCAAGTCACTGCGCGCCCGCGCCGCGGCCGTCGTCGCCGTCGGGCTGCTGCCCGCCCTGGCCGCGTGCTCGAGCGGTACGCCGAGCGGCGGTGCGAGCCCGAGCGGCGGCGACACCGTCACGCTCGTCACGCACGACTCGTGGGCGGTCTCGGACGACGTCATCGCGAAGTTCGAGCAGGAGAGCGGGTTCACGGTCAAGCAGGTCGCCATGGGCGACGCCGGCACCCTGGCCAACCAGGTGGTGCTGACCCAGGGCTCGCCCGTGGGCGACCTCGTCTTCGGCATCGACAACACGTTCGCGTCGCGCGTCATCGACGCCGGCGCGCTCGAGCCCCACGTCCCGGCCGGGCTGGCCGAGTCGGCCACGCCGCTCGTCCTCGGCGACGGGGCGCTGATCCCGATCGACCTGGGCGACGTCTGCGTCAACACCGACGTCGCGTGGTTCCAGGAGCGGGGGCTCGCCGAGCCCGAGACGCTCGAGGACCTCGCCAAGCCCGAGTTCAAGGACCTCATGGTCGCGCTGAACCCCGCGTCGTCGTCGCCGGGCATGGCGTTCATGCTGGCCACCATCGGCGCGTTCGGCGACGACGGGTTCGGCGGCCAGGGCTGGACCGGCTACTGGGAGGCGCTCAAGGCCAACGGCCTCAAGGTCGCCGACTCGTGGGAGGACGGGTACTACACGGAGTTCTCCGGCGCGGGCGAGGGTGGCACGCGACCGATCGTCGTGAGCTACTCGACGTCGCCGGCGTTCACCGTGACCGACGACGGCACGGCCACCACGACGCGTGCCCTGCTCGGCACGTGCTTCCGGCAGGTGGAGTTCGCGGGAGTCCTCGCCGGCGCCCAGAACCCCGAGGGGGCCCGCGCGCTGCTCGACTTCCTGGTCTCGCAGCCGTTCCAGGCCGACATCCCCGGTCAGATGTACATGTACCCGGCCGACTCCTCGGTCGAGCTTCCGGCCGAGTGGACGCAGTTCGCGCCGCTCTCGGACGCCCCGTTCGAGGTCGACCCCGCGGACATCGCCGCGAACCGCGACGCCTGGCTCGACCAGTGGACCGCCGCCGTCGGCGGCTGA
- a CDS encoding aldo/keto reductase: MQQRTIGGRQVGAIGLGGMPMSLEGRPERERSIATIHAALDAGVTLVDTADAYHRDAHEVGHNEELIAEALRTYGSDVGDVLVATKGGHLRPGDGSWTLNGRPEYLKEAAKASAKRLGVDAIGLYQFHRPDWDVPYADSVGAIRDLLDEGVIQMAGISNANPEQIREAQEILGGRLVSVQNQFSPRFRSSLPELELCAELGIAFLPWSPLGGISLARSGELGDTYAPFVEVAEAHGVSPFQVCLAWELALAPVVIPIPGASRPASIEDSAAATTLTLTAEEIARLSAA; encoded by the coding sequence ATGCAGCAGCGCACCATCGGCGGCCGCCAGGTCGGCGCGATCGGCCTCGGCGGCATGCCGATGTCCCTCGAGGGCCGCCCCGAGCGCGAGCGCTCGATCGCCACCATCCACGCCGCGCTCGACGCCGGCGTGACCCTCGTCGACACGGCCGACGCCTACCACCGCGACGCCCACGAGGTGGGCCACAACGAGGAGCTCATCGCCGAGGCGCTGCGCACCTACGGCTCGGACGTCGGCGACGTGCTCGTGGCCACCAAGGGCGGCCACCTGCGCCCCGGCGACGGCTCGTGGACGCTGAACGGCCGCCCCGAGTACCTCAAGGAGGCCGCCAAGGCGTCCGCCAAGCGCCTGGGCGTGGACGCCATCGGCCTCTACCAGTTCCACCGCCCCGACTGGGACGTCCCCTACGCCGACTCCGTGGGCGCGATCCGCGACCTGCTCGACGAGGGCGTCATCCAGATGGCCGGCATCTCGAACGCCAACCCCGAGCAGATCCGCGAAGCGCAGGAGATCCTCGGCGGCCGCCTGGTCTCGGTGCAGAACCAGTTCTCGCCGCGCTTCCGCTCCTCGCTGCCCGAGCTCGAGCTGTGCGCCGAGCTCGGCATCGCGTTCCTGCCGTGGAGCCCGCTGGGCGGCATCTCGCTCGCCCGCTCGGGCGAGCTCGGCGACACGTACGCGCCGTTCGTCGAGGTCGCCGAGGCCCACGGCGTCTCCCCGTTCCAGGTCTGCCTGGCCTGGGAGCTCGCCCTGGCCCCCGTCGTGATCCCGATCCCGGGCGCCTCGCGCCCCGCCTCCATCGAGGACTCGGCCGCAGCGACGACGCTGACGCTCACCGCCGAGGAGATCGCCCGCCTCTCGGCGGCCTGA
- a CDS encoding dihydrofolate reductase family protein gives MGTIVSTLFCSLDGVVEIDPEWHFPYFDDQMGAAVTDDYADVDVVLLGRVTYDSFVGAWPDREAAGEQDAQFAKLLGDTRKVVATRGTADLGWRNVEATADVVATARGLREDPGVGKVVVPGSVSVVRQLLAAGQLDELRLLVHPVAARKGTRLFDDGDERYALRLLSAEAFGTGVVRLVYTPTTPPEARTYDDVKQHDMPQAE, from the coding sequence ATGGGCACCATCGTCTCGACCCTGTTCTGCTCGCTCGACGGCGTCGTCGAGATCGACCCCGAGTGGCACTTCCCGTACTTCGACGACCAGATGGGCGCCGCGGTCACCGACGACTACGCCGACGTCGACGTCGTCCTGCTCGGGCGCGTCACGTACGACAGCTTCGTGGGCGCCTGGCCCGACCGGGAGGCCGCGGGCGAGCAGGACGCGCAGTTCGCCAAGCTCCTGGGCGACACCCGCAAGGTGGTCGCCACACGCGGCACGGCCGACCTCGGCTGGCGCAACGTCGAGGCCACGGCCGACGTCGTCGCCACGGCCCGCGGGCTGCGCGAGGACCCGGGCGTCGGCAAGGTGGTCGTCCCCGGGTCGGTCTCGGTCGTCCGGCAGCTGCTCGCAGCCGGCCAGCTCGACGAGCTGCGGCTCCTGGTGCACCCCGTCGCCGCCCGCAAGGGCACCCGCCTGTTCGACGACGGCGACGAGCGCTACGCCCTGCGGCTGCTCTCGGCGGAGGCGTTCGGCACCGGCGTCGTCCGCCTCGTCTACACCCCGACGACGCCCCCCGAGGCGCGGACGTACGACGACGTCAAGCAGCACGACATGCCTCAGGCGGAGTAA